One Rosa chinensis cultivar Old Blush chromosome 5, RchiOBHm-V2, whole genome shotgun sequence genomic region harbors:
- the LOC112167831 gene encoding uncharacterized protein LOC112167831 isoform X2 — MSQPIPIMAYRSNRGEQEWRVGSVDKNQMDVLIHIRGSPSQLQELFQGSPGGYYGTTRSIGGNNCSFCEPDYSRSSGVQLRELESESKDPKIRKAHQTQSCGGCCIIFSPLVKLLDCLSLVLNCCF, encoded by the exons ATGAGCCAGCCAATACCGATAATGGCTTAT AGATCGAACCGAGGCGAGCAGGAGTGGAGGGTCGGGAGTGTCGATAAAAACCAGATGGATGTGTTGATCCATATCCGGGGATCTCCTTCCCAGCTTCAGGAATTGTTTCAAGGTTCACCAG GGGGTTATTATGGAACAACAAGATCAATCGGAGGAAACAATTGTTCGTTCTGTGAACCTGACTATTCTAGAAGCTCGG GAGTGCAATTGAGAGAACTAGAAAGCGAATCAAAGGATCCAAAGATCAGAAAAGCACACCAAACGCAATCTTGTGGTGGCTGTTGCATAATCTTCTCTCCGTTGGTAAAGCTACTGGATTGCTTATCCTTGGTGTTAAATTGTTGCTTTTGA
- the LOC112167831 gene encoding uncharacterized protein LOC112167831 isoform X1: MSQPIPIMAYQRSNRGEQEWRVGSVDKNQMDVLIHIRGSPSQLQELFQGSPGGYYGTTRSIGGNNCSFCEPDYSRSSGVQLRELESESKDPKIRKAHQTQSCGGCCIIFSPLVKLLDCLSLVLNCCF, translated from the exons ATGAGCCAGCCAATACCGATAATGGCTTAT CAGAGATCGAACCGAGGCGAGCAGGAGTGGAGGGTCGGGAGTGTCGATAAAAACCAGATGGATGTGTTGATCCATATCCGGGGATCTCCTTCCCAGCTTCAGGAATTGTTTCAAGGTTCACCAG GGGGTTATTATGGAACAACAAGATCAATCGGAGGAAACAATTGTTCGTTCTGTGAACCTGACTATTCTAGAAGCTCGG GAGTGCAATTGAGAGAACTAGAAAGCGAATCAAAGGATCCAAAGATCAGAAAAGCACACCAAACGCAATCTTGTGGTGGCTGTTGCATAATCTTCTCTCCGTTGGTAAAGCTACTGGATTGCTTATCCTTGGTGTTAAATTGTTGCTTTTGA
- the LOC112166686 gene encoding uncharacterized protein LOC112166686 isoform X2, whose amino-acid sequence MSQPKPIMAYRSNRGEQEWRVGSIDRNQMDMLIQIRGSPGQLRELFQGSPGGHYGTTRSIRGNDRSICEPDYSSNSGVQLRELEIESRDAKIRKAHQKQCCGGCCIIFSPLLKLVLCLSGVLSCCF is encoded by the exons ATGAGCCAGCCAAAACCGATAATGGCTTAT AGATCGAATAGAGGCGAGCAGGAGTGGAGGGTCGGGAGTATCGATAGAAACCAGATGGATATGTTGATCCAAATCCGGGGCTCTCCTGGTCAGCTCCGCGAATTGTTTCAAGGTTCACCAG GGGGTCATTATGGAACAACAAGATCAATTAGAGGAAACGATCGTTCAATCTGTGAACCTGACTATTCCAGTAACTCAG GGGTGCAATTGAGAGAACTAGAAATCGAATCAAGGGATGCAAAGATCAGAAAAGCACACCAAAAGCAGTGTTGTGGTGGCTGTTGCATAATCTTCTCTCCGTTGTTAAAGCTAGTGCTATGCTTATCCGGGGTGTTAAGTTGCTGCTTTTAG
- the LOC112166686 gene encoding uncharacterized protein LOC112166686 isoform X3, translated as MSQPKPIMAYQRSNRGEQEWRVGSIDRNQMDMLIQIRGSPGQLRELFQGSPGGHYGTTRSIRGNDRSICEPDYSSNSGKKEGLKEKKKRFLPYWFYSLDCVVIYEFPGCN; from the exons ATGAGCCAGCCAAAACCGATAATGGCTTAT CAGAGATCGAATAGAGGCGAGCAGGAGTGGAGGGTCGGGAGTATCGATAGAAACCAGATGGATATGTTGATCCAAATCCGGGGCTCTCCTGGTCAGCTCCGCGAATTGTTTCAAGGTTCACCAG GGGGTCATTATGGAACAACAAGATCAATTAGAGGAAACGATCGTTCAATCTGTGAACCTGACTATTCCAGTAACTCAG GGAAGAAAGAAGGactgaaggagaagaagaagaggttctTGCCTTATTGGTTCTATTCACTGGATTGTGTAGTGATATATGAGTTTCCG GGGTGCAATTGA
- the LOC112166686 gene encoding uncharacterized protein LOC112166686 isoform X1 — MSQPKPIMAYQRSNRGEQEWRVGSIDRNQMDMLIQIRGSPGQLRELFQGSPGGHYGTTRSIRGNDRSICEPDYSSNSGVQLRELEIESRDAKIRKAHQKQCCGGCCIIFSPLLKLVLCLSGVLSCCF, encoded by the exons ATGAGCCAGCCAAAACCGATAATGGCTTAT CAGAGATCGAATAGAGGCGAGCAGGAGTGGAGGGTCGGGAGTATCGATAGAAACCAGATGGATATGTTGATCCAAATCCGGGGCTCTCCTGGTCAGCTCCGCGAATTGTTTCAAGGTTCACCAG GGGGTCATTATGGAACAACAAGATCAATTAGAGGAAACGATCGTTCAATCTGTGAACCTGACTATTCCAGTAACTCAG GGGTGCAATTGAGAGAACTAGAAATCGAATCAAGGGATGCAAAGATCAGAAAAGCACACCAAAAGCAGTGTTGTGGTGGCTGTTGCATAATCTTCTCTCCGTTGTTAAAGCTAGTGCTATGCTTATCCGGGGTGTTAAGTTGCTGCTTTTAG
- the LOC112201338 gene encoding uncharacterized protein LOC112201338 has protein sequence MQRKHTGEQKKQKNRRSGGDHVKTKQIKAVLRATDSEFGGLGLMPRKSTVQQKENDGGVGVRDLKKRPMEIQVTGTSSEVGRFFRGLRDQRTTTSSSRGSRIRVPTKSQDHGRTSSARSCSESRSSQQTYSTIQDPPNSQVVSRRTYSNLSVRTSSYGSYQTSSSSNCSTSQVTPRPKKKKNPSNSKVESRDAAIKIAHRRQGCGVGAVVLCGLVRAVVLL, from the exons ATGCAGAGGAAGCACACGGGTGAgcagaagaagcagaagaaccgTAGGAGTGGTGGGGATCATGTCAAGACAAAGCAGATTAAGGCGGTCCTCCGTGCCACTGATTCTGAGTTTGGGGGTTTAGGGTTGATGCCGAGGAAGAGCACAGTCCAGCAGAAGGAGAACGATGGTGGAGTCGGTGTCCGGGATCTGAAGAAAAGGCCGATGGAGATACAAGTTACAGGCACTTCTAGTGAGGTTGGCAGATTTTTCCGAGGCTTAAGAG ACCAAAGAACTACAACAAGCTCCAGCAGAGGATCAAGGATACGAGTTCCCACCAAGTCACAAG ACCATGGAAGAACAAGCTCTGCTCGAAGCTGTAGCGAATCAAGAAGTTCTCAGCAGACGTATTCAACGATTCAAGACCCACCAAATTCACAGG TTGTTAGTCGACGAACCTATTCAAACCTAAGTGTGAGGACATCAAGTTATGGCAGCTACCAAACTTCCTCTTCAAGTAACTGCTCAACTTCTCAAGTAACTCCAcgtccaaagaaaaaaaagaacccaAGTAACTCAA AGGTTGAATCAAGGGATGCAGCGATCAAAATCGCACACCGCAGGCAGGGTTGCGGTGTTGGCGCCGTAGTTCTCTGCGGTTTGGTAAGGGCAGTGGTTCTCTTGTGA